The following coding sequences are from one Streptomyces sp. NBC_01485 window:
- a CDS encoding AraC family transcriptional regulator, with the protein MAGSGELARHWRYAELPGVDLLRARYVRKTFVRHTHEHFVIAAIAEGVEVFHHHGADQYAGAGALALVNPDTPHTGRAGVPEGWRYGAVYPSPEVVAGIAAETTALRGTPGFVRPVLDDPYAVGLVHQVLRAAEEGNALAADTLLRVAVTRLLRLSGGPLPQREVRTAGARIAVRARAVLEERLADPPTLEQLAGDLGTGSFALLRAFRDVYGLPPHAWLTDARVRRARRLLDAGTAPAEAAVAVGFTDQGRRADGGRVRPGPLSGPGQPMVRP; encoded by the coding sequence ATGGCGGGTTCGGGTGAGCTGGCGCGGCACTGGCGGTACGCCGAGCTGCCCGGCGTCGATCTGCTGCGGGCCCGGTATGTCCGCAAGACCTTCGTGCGGCACACCCACGAACACTTCGTGATCGCCGCCATCGCCGAGGGCGTGGAGGTCTTCCACCACCACGGGGCCGATCAGTACGCGGGGGCGGGGGCGCTCGCGCTGGTCAATCCGGACACCCCGCACACGGGGCGGGCCGGGGTGCCGGAGGGGTGGCGGTACGGGGCCGTGTATCCGTCGCCCGAGGTGGTGGCCGGGATCGCGGCCGAGACGACGGCCCTTCGTGGCACCCCCGGGTTCGTCCGTCCCGTCCTCGACGATCCGTACGCCGTCGGGTTGGTGCATCAGGTGCTCCGAGCCGCCGAGGAGGGCAACGCGCTGGCCGCCGACACGCTGCTGCGGGTGGCCGTGACGCGGTTGCTGCGGCTCAGCGGCGGGCCGCTGCCGCAGCGCGAGGTGCGGACGGCCGGGGCGCGGATCGCCGTACGCGCGCGTGCGGTGCTGGAGGAGCGGCTGGCCGATCCGCCGACGCTGGAGCAACTGGCCGGAGATCTGGGCACCGGTTCGTTCGCGCTGCTGCGCGCCTTCCGGGACGTGTACGGGCTGCCGCCCCACGCCTGGCTGACCGATGCCCGTGTGCGGCGGGCACGGCGGCTGCTGGACGCGGGGACGGCGCCCGCCGAGGCGGCCGTCGCGGTGGGCTTCACCGACCAGGGAAGGAGGGCAGACGGCGGACGCGTGCGGCCGGGGCCGCTGTCCGGCCCGGGTCAGCCGATGGTGCGGCCGTAG
- a CDS encoding DUF3046 domain-containing protein — translation MRLTVFWQRMDEQFGTGYADTFARDHVMTELGGRTVHEALAHGWEAKEVWRVVCVAMNVPQEMR, via the coding sequence ATGCGGTTGACGGTCTTCTGGCAGCGGATGGACGAGCAATTCGGCACGGGGTACGCCGACACCTTCGCGCGCGATCACGTGATGACGGAGCTCGGCGGGCGCACGGTGCACGAGGCGCTGGCGCACGGCTGGGAGGCCAAGGAGGTGTGGCGCGTGGTGTGCGTGGCGATGAACGTTCCGCAGGAGATGCGCTGA
- a CDS encoding AI-2E family transporter, producing MAPTDETGQAARHASPPGTPPPAGPPPADGGTAQGARMPRWLPRAMVLALALVGAFQLGTWAFHQVIGLLINILIAFFLALAIEPAVSRMAARGVRRGFATFLVFIGLVIVVAGFFTLLGSLLAGQIIKMIEGFPEYLDSVINWVNDTFHTDLRRVDVQEGLLHSEWLKKYAQNSAAGVLDVSTQVLGGLFQLLTIALFSFYFAADGPRLRRALCSVLPPARQAEVLRAWEIAVDKTGGYLYSRGLMALISGVAHYVLLQALGIPYAPVLAVWVGVVSQFIPTIGTYLAGALPMLIAFTVSPLYALWVLIFVVVYQQFENYMLQPKLTAKTVDIHPAVAFGSVVAGTALLGAVGALIAIPAVATLQAFLGAYVKRYDVTDDPRVHGHRGRGEGPGPLTRARGLWTRVRHRAGGGSREGSG from the coding sequence GTGGCACCCACTGACGAGACCGGGCAGGCCGCCCGGCACGCATCCCCGCCCGGCACGCCGCCGCCCGCCGGGCCGCCCCCGGCCGACGGCGGCACCGCGCAGGGTGCCCGCATGCCGCGCTGGCTTCCGCGCGCCATGGTGCTCGCGCTCGCTCTCGTCGGCGCGTTCCAGCTCGGCACCTGGGCCTTCCACCAGGTCATCGGGCTGCTGATCAACATCCTGATCGCGTTCTTCCTGGCCCTCGCCATAGAGCCCGCGGTCAGCCGGATGGCCGCCCGCGGGGTGCGCAGGGGGTTCGCCACCTTCCTGGTCTTCATCGGCCTGGTGATCGTGGTCGCCGGCTTCTTCACGCTGCTCGGCTCGCTGCTCGCGGGACAGATCATCAAGATGATCGAGGGCTTCCCGGAGTATCTCGACTCGGTGATCAACTGGGTCAACGACACGTTCCACACCGACCTCAGGCGCGTGGACGTCCAGGAGGGACTGCTCCACTCCGAGTGGCTGAAGAAGTACGCCCAGAACAGCGCCGCCGGCGTCCTGGACGTCTCCACGCAGGTCCTCGGCGGTCTCTTCCAGCTCCTGACGATCGCCTTGTTCTCGTTCTACTTCGCCGCCGACGGACCCCGCCTGCGGCGTGCGCTGTGCTCCGTGCTGCCGCCCGCCCGACAGGCCGAGGTGCTGCGCGCGTGGGAGATCGCCGTCGACAAGACCGGCGGCTACCTGTACTCGCGCGGGCTGATGGCGTTGATCTCCGGCGTGGCGCACTACGTATTGCTGCAGGCCCTGGGCATCCCGTACGCGCCCGTCCTCGCCGTCTGGGTGGGTGTGGTGTCGCAGTTCATCCCGACCATCGGCACCTATCTCGCTGGCGCCCTGCCCATGCTGATCGCCTTCACGGTCTCGCCCCTGTACGCACTGTGGGTGCTGATCTTCGTCGTGGTCTACCAGCAGTTCGAGAACTACATGCTGCAGCCCAAGCTGACCGCGAAGACCGTCGACATCCACCCCGCCGTCGCCTTCGGCTCCGTCGTCGCCGGCACCGCCCTCCTGGGCGCCGTAGGCGCGCTGATCGCCATTCCGGCGGTCGCCACGCTGCAGGCGTTCCTGGGTGCCTACGTGAAGCGCTACGACGTCACGGACGATCCCCGCGTCCACGGTCACCGGGGCCGGGGCGAGGGGCCGGGACCGCTCACCCGCGCGCGGGGCTTGTGGACGCGCGTGCGGCACCGGGCGGGCGGCGGGTCGCGGGAGGGGTCCGGCTGA
- the recA gene encoding recombinase RecA, translating to MAGTDREKALDAALAQIERQFGKGAVMRLGERPNEPIEVIPTGSTALDVALGVGGLPRGRVVEVYGPESSGKTTLTLHAVANAQKAGGQVAFVDAEHALDPEYAKKLGVDIDNLILSQPDNGEQALEIVDMLVRSGALDLIVIDSVAALVPRAEIEGEMGDSHVGLQARLMSQALRKITGALSQSQTTAIFINQLREKIGVMFGSPETTTGGRALKFYASVRLDIRRIETLKDGTDAVGNRTRVKVVKNKVAPPFKQAEFDILYGHGISREGGLIDMGVENGFVRKAGAWYTYEGDQLGQGKENARNFLKDNPDLANEIEKKILEKLGVGVKPEKPAAEPGADAAVAAGTPVDDPAKTVPASAAKTAKTKAAAVKS from the coding sequence ATGGCAGGAACCGACCGCGAGAAGGCACTCGATGCCGCTCTCGCACAGATTGAACGGCAGTTCGGCAAGGGCGCGGTGATGCGCCTCGGCGAGCGGCCGAACGAGCCCATCGAGGTCATCCCCACCGGGTCGACCGCACTCGACGTCGCCCTCGGCGTCGGCGGTCTGCCGCGTGGCCGGGTGGTGGAGGTGTACGGACCGGAGTCCTCCGGTAAGACGACGCTGACGCTGCACGCCGTGGCGAACGCGCAGAAGGCCGGCGGCCAGGTGGCCTTCGTGGACGCGGAGCACGCCCTCGACCCCGAGTACGCGAAGAAGCTCGGCGTCGACATCGACAACCTGATCCTCTCCCAGCCCGACAACGGCGAGCAGGCTCTGGAGATCGTGGACATGCTGGTCCGCTCCGGTGCCCTCGACCTGATCGTCATCGACTCCGTCGCCGCGCTCGTCCCGCGCGCGGAGATCGAGGGCGAGATGGGTGACTCGCACGTGGGTCTGCAGGCCCGTCTGATGAGCCAGGCGCTCCGCAAGATCACCGGTGCGTTGAGCCAGTCCCAGACCACCGCGATCTTCATCAACCAGCTCCGCGAGAAGATCGGCGTGATGTTCGGCTCCCCGGAGACCACGACCGGTGGCCGCGCGCTGAAGTTCTACGCCTCGGTGCGACTCGACATCCGCCGTATCGAGACGCTGAAGGACGGCACCGACGCGGTCGGCAACCGCACCCGCGTCAAGGTCGTCAAGAACAAGGTCGCGCCGCCCTTCAAGCAGGCCGAGTTCGACATCCTCTACGGCCACGGCATCAGCCGCGAGGGCGGCCTGATCGACATGGGCGTGGAGAACGGCTTCGTCCGCAAGGCCGGCGCCTGGTACACGTACGAGGGCGACCAGCTCGGCCAGGGCAAGGAGAACGCCCGTAACTTCCTGAAGGACAATCCCGATCTCGCCAACGAGATCGAGAAGAAGATCCTGGAGAAGCTGGGCGTCGGTGTGAAGCCGGAGAAGCCCGCCGCCGAGCCGGGTGCGGACGCCGCGGTGGCTGCGGGCACGCCCGTGGACGACCCCGCCAAGACGGTTCCGGCTTCCGCCGCCAAGACCGCCAAGACCAAGGCCGCGGCCGTCAAGAGCTGA
- the recX gene encoding recombination regulator RecX, with product MTRRTDWAEYVHPDTPREAGGGGGADGRLAQGGDGWSDSWPDGGSNRPEGAESEGAEGEALPRGGRAGRARRGGEGGPRGGRGRRRRGFGEPSTEDGGDSSSSRADQGEPSRDPAERARAICLRLLTGTPRTRKQLADALHKREIPDDVAQEVLSRFEEVGLINDSAFADAWVESRHHGRGLARRALAQELRTKGVDSALIDDAVAQLDSEQEEATARELVARKLRSTRGLDRDKRLRRLAGMLARKGYSEGMALRVVRQALEEEGEDTDFLEEGGG from the coding sequence GTGACGCGACGAACGGACTGGGCCGAGTACGTCCACCCCGACACCCCCCGGGAGGCGGGGGGCGGGGGCGGGGCCGACGGCCGCCTTGCGCAAGGCGGCGACGGCTGGTCGGACAGTTGGCCGGACGGCGGCTCGAACCGGCCCGAAGGGGCGGAGAGCGAGGGGGCGGAGGGCGAGGCCCTGCCCCGTGGCGGCCGGGCCGGCCGAGCGCGACGCGGTGGCGAGGGCGGTCCACGGGGTGGGCGTGGGCGCCGTCGGCGCGGCTTCGGAGAACCGTCCACCGAGGACGGAGGCGATTCCTCCTCGTCGAGGGCCGACCAGGGGGAGCCATCGAGGGACCCGGCCGAGCGGGCACGGGCGATCTGTCTGCGCCTGCTCACCGGGACCCCGCGCACCCGCAAGCAACTCGCCGACGCCCTGCACAAGCGTGAGATCCCGGACGACGTGGCGCAGGAGGTGCTCTCGCGGTTCGAGGAGGTCGGGCTGATCAACGACAGTGCCTTCGCGGACGCCTGGGTGGAGTCCCGGCATCACGGCCGGGGACTGGCCCGGCGCGCGCTCGCGCAGGAACTGCGGACCAAGGGGGTCGACTCGGCGCTGATCGACGACGCCGTCGCCCAGCTCGACTCCGAGCAGGAGGAGGCGACGGCGCGCGAACTCGTCGCCCGCAAGCTGCGCTCGACCCGCGGCCTCGACCGCGACAAACGGCTGCGCCGCCTCGCCGGCATGCTCGCCCGCAAGGGCTACTCCGAGGGCATGGCCCTGCGGGTGGTCCGCCAGGCGCTGGAGGAGGAGGGCGAGGACACGGATTTCCTGGAGGAGGGCGGGGGCTGA
- a CDS encoding rhodanese-like domain-containing protein: MSGAGAPPPGIDELLERVRAGYARVEAREAYEAARAGEALLVDIRYAALRERDGLIPGALVVERNELEWRLDPQGSHRLPEATSHAVRAVVICNEGYASSLAAASLHQLGLHRATDLIGGFQAWRAAGLPVTS; this comes from the coding sequence GTGAGCGGTGCGGGCGCGCCTCCGCCCGGTATCGACGAGTTGCTGGAGCGAGTGCGTGCGGGGTACGCGCGCGTGGAGGCACGCGAGGCGTACGAGGCCGCCCGCGCGGGTGAGGCGCTGCTCGTCGACATCCGGTACGCGGCCCTGCGCGAGCGGGACGGTCTGATCCCGGGCGCCCTGGTCGTCGAGCGCAACGAACTGGAGTGGCGTCTCGACCCCCAGGGCAGCCATCGCCTCCCCGAGGCGACGAGCCATGCGGTACGGGCCGTCGTGATCTGCAACGAGGGCTACGCGTCGAGCCTGGCCGCCGCTTCCCTGCACCAACTGGGACTGCACCGGGCCACCGACCTGATCGGCGGTTTCCAGGCGTGGAGGGCGGCGGGGCTCCCGGTGACGTCGTAG
- a CDS encoding cysteine dioxygenase: MSASPSLPAATAISAVSAAPTQADLLDFVRRTAADTELIASLPLDPEGRTWVRLEGPGGSEAWLIGWPPGTGTGWHDHADSVGAFLTARGELREYSLAARLPTDGWKTLELTEGVDRERTLTAGRGRSFGRHHVHEVLNESTEEHAVSVHAYYPPLPRIRRYSRTGQVLRLEQVERPEDWQ, encoded by the coding sequence GTGTCTGCCTCTCCCTCCCTCCCCGCCGCCACCGCCATCTCCGCCGTCTCCGCCGCGCCCACGCAGGCAGACCTCCTCGACTTCGTCCGGCGTACGGCCGCCGACACCGAGCTGATCGCCTCGCTGCCCCTCGACCCCGAGGGCCGCACCTGGGTGCGTCTGGAGGGGCCCGGCGGCAGCGAGGCATGGCTGATCGGCTGGCCGCCCGGCACGGGCACCGGCTGGCACGACCACGCCGACTCGGTGGGCGCCTTCCTCACCGCGCGGGGCGAGCTGAGGGAGTACTCGCTCGCCGCGCGGCTGCCCACCGACGGCTGGAAGACCCTGGAGCTGACCGAGGGCGTGGACCGGGAGCGCACGCTGACGGCCGGCCGGGGCCGCTCCTTCGGACGCCACCACGTCCACGAGGTCCTCAACGAGTCCACCGAGGAACACGCCGTCTCCGTCCACGCCTACTACCCGCCGCTGCCGCGCATCCGCCGCTACAGCCGTACGGGACAGGTGCTGCGGCTGGAGCAGGTCGAGCGTCCGGAGGACTGGCAGTGA
- a CDS encoding putative leader peptide, protein MTDTDVRLWRRVHMDLVRYAGCVCRPSC, encoded by the coding sequence GTGACCGACACCGATGTGCGCCTGTGGCGGAGGGTCCATATGGACCTCGTCCGCTATGCGGGCTGCGTGTGTCGCCCGTCCTGCTGA